The following coding sequences lie in one Myxococcus xanthus genomic window:
- a CDS encoding acyl-CoA thioesterase, which produces MPDSPLKDFPVVVSFPLHWGEMDAFGHANNTRTFTWFETARIHYFARIGLTGPSGAGDERTNRDGVGPILKATNAEYLRPILFPTRLVAGCRATRIGTSSFTLEHAVAGEDDGVLYTRGSCVIVTLRYATHEKVPVPAELRAAIEALEGRSFSS; this is translated from the coding sequence ATGCCGGACTCGCCGCTCAAGGATTTCCCGGTGGTCGTCTCCTTCCCCCTCCACTGGGGGGAGATGGACGCCTTCGGCCACGCCAACAACACGCGCACGTTCACCTGGTTCGAGACCGCCCGCATCCACTACTTCGCGCGCATCGGTCTGACAGGGCCGTCCGGCGCGGGGGACGAGCGGACGAACCGCGACGGCGTGGGGCCCATCCTGAAGGCCACCAACGCGGAGTACCTGCGTCCCATCCTCTTCCCCACGCGCCTGGTGGCGGGTTGCCGCGCCACCCGCATCGGAACGTCGTCCTTCACCCTGGAGCACGCGGTGGCCGGAGAGGACGACGGCGTCCTCTACACCCGGGGTAGCTGCGTCATCGTCACCCTGCGCTACGCCACCCACGAGAAGGTCCCCGTGCCGGCGGAGCTCCGCGCGGCGATTGAGGCGCTCGAGGGGCGCTCCTTCAGCTCGTGA
- a CDS encoding winged helix-turn-helix transcriptional regulator, which translates to MEHPLTRCARFEKASELMGKRWTGLILRILLAGPRRFGELTDAIGSISERVLSERLKELEAEGVVSRHVDAGPPIRVAYQLTEKGQALWKVVDELARWAERWVDMKPSAARKRKSA; encoded by the coding sequence ATGGAGCATCCGCTGACACGGTGTGCGCGGTTCGAGAAGGCCAGTGAGCTGATGGGGAAGCGCTGGACGGGCCTCATCCTGCGCATCCTTCTCGCGGGGCCCCGGCGCTTCGGCGAGCTGACGGACGCGATTGGCAGCATCAGCGAGCGCGTCCTGTCGGAGCGGCTCAAGGAACTGGAGGCGGAGGGCGTGGTGTCGCGTCACGTGGACGCGGGGCCTCCCATCCGCGTGGCGTACCAGCTCACGGAGAAGGGACAGGCGCTGTGGAAGGTCGTGGATGAGCTGGCGCGGTGGGCGGAGCGCTGGGTGGACATGAAGCCCTCCGCCGCTCGCAAGCGCAAGTCCGCGTGA
- a CDS encoding PLP-dependent aminotransferase family protein, which produces MGAVAHKAKLYEQVAERLADAISAGTLQPGDRLPSVRQLSLRERVSISTVLQAYLHLESLGLIETRPQSGHYVRRRERPRLAEPQVSRPASSATAVTVSGLVASVYRSMGDARMVKLGAASPAPELLPVRRLYRELNALSRESRDRSIQYDALPGCPELRQQLARRSMDWGCSLAADDFITTFGASEAIHLCLLAVARPGDTIAIESPAYYGTLQSIEALGLRALEIPCCPRNGMQMEALEAALTRRRIAAVLAVPSFSNPVGSCMPDVRRQRLVNLLDAHDVPLIEDDIYGDLHFGAERPRSCKAFDTRGNVLLCSSFSKTLAPGFRVGYVAPGRFRERVELLKFSTSVTTATVPQYAIARFLQNGGYDRHLRSLRRRLAAQVERMAEAVAEFFPEGTRVTRPSGGALLWVELPRQVDSLALSAKALEAGISIAPGPIFSARMDSYRHCFRLNCGHPWTPRIEAAMSTLGALARSLT; this is translated from the coding sequence ATGGGCGCGGTGGCACACAAAGCAAAGCTCTACGAGCAGGTGGCCGAGCGGCTCGCGGATGCCATCTCCGCGGGCACCTTGCAGCCTGGAGACAGACTGCCGTCCGTGCGGCAGCTCAGCCTGCGCGAGCGGGTGAGCATCTCCACGGTCCTCCAGGCCTACCTGCACCTGGAGTCCCTGGGGCTCATCGAGACGCGCCCCCAGTCCGGCCACTACGTGCGCCGCCGTGAGCGGCCCCGGCTGGCGGAGCCCCAGGTGTCCCGGCCCGCGTCCAGCGCCACCGCTGTCACCGTCAGCGGGCTCGTCGCGAGCGTCTACCGGTCCATGGGGGATGCCCGCATGGTCAAGCTGGGCGCCGCCTCGCCCGCGCCGGAGCTGCTGCCCGTCCGCAGGCTGTACCGCGAGCTGAACGCGCTCAGCCGCGAATCGCGCGACCGGAGCATCCAGTACGACGCGCTGCCCGGGTGTCCGGAGCTGCGCCAGCAGCTCGCGCGCCGCTCCATGGACTGGGGCTGCTCGCTGGCCGCGGACGACTTCATCACCACCTTCGGCGCGTCCGAGGCCATCCACCTGTGCCTGCTCGCGGTGGCCCGCCCGGGAGACACCATCGCCATCGAGTCCCCCGCGTACTACGGAACGCTGCAGTCCATCGAAGCGCTGGGCCTGCGCGCGCTGGAGATTCCCTGCTGCCCGCGCAACGGCATGCAGATGGAGGCGCTGGAGGCGGCGCTGACGCGGCGGCGCATCGCCGCGGTGCTGGCGGTGCCCAGCTTCAGCAACCCGGTGGGGAGCTGCATGCCCGACGTGCGGCGCCAGCGCCTGGTGAACCTGCTGGATGCTCACGACGTGCCGCTCATCGAGGACGACATCTACGGCGACCTGCACTTCGGCGCCGAGCGTCCGCGCTCATGCAAGGCATTCGACACGCGCGGCAACGTGCTGCTGTGCAGCTCGTTCTCGAAGACGCTCGCGCCGGGCTTCCGCGTGGGCTACGTGGCGCCGGGCCGCTTCCGGGAGCGGGTGGAGTTGCTCAAGTTCTCCACGTCCGTGACGACCGCCACGGTGCCCCAGTATGCGATTGCGCGCTTCCTTCAGAATGGAGGCTATGACAGGCACCTGCGCTCCTTGCGCCGCCGGCTCGCCGCGCAGGTGGAGCGCATGGCCGAGGCCGTGGCGGAGTTCTTCCCCGAAGGCACGCGCGTGACGCGGCCCTCGGGCGGCGCGCTGCTCTGGGTGGAGCTGCCGCGGCAGGTGGACTCGCTGGCGTTGAGTGCGAAGGCCCTGGAGGCGGGCATCAGCATCGCCCCGGGGCCCATCTTCTCCGCGCGGATGGATTCCTATCGCCACTGCTTTCGGCTGAACTGTGGCCACCCGTGGACGCCGCGCATCGAGGCGGCCATGTCCACGCTGGGGGCGCTGGCGCGCAGCCTGACCTGA
- a CDS encoding helix-turn-helix domain-containing protein encodes MRRNFGNVAVLPERAPGYHALSAGEAFDISDCVCRAGTRSPIFGGEHAQVCISVVLSGVFHVRSPEGAAVVGPGALLLGNRSAPYEFRHVDDGGDRSLVIECSDALLDDALRSLGRSNRGTRPFARVCAPASLTSVNAVLLARQALESGQVEDLREAALAVVDAGVTLGSNPTETRVEVSDLQARRVARVLRYLESKFMEDCSLDTLADIAGLTSFHFLRMFRAVTGQTPRQLVIATRLGMAASALRGSRARITDVALDAGFGDLSHFTTSFTRAFGLSPRAYRARARQHA; translated from the coding sequence ATGAGGCGAAACTTTGGGAATGTTGCGGTGCTTCCCGAGCGGGCCCCCGGCTATCACGCGCTCAGCGCGGGCGAGGCCTTCGACATCAGTGACTGTGTCTGTCGAGCAGGCACCCGCAGCCCCATCTTCGGCGGCGAGCACGCACAGGTCTGCATCAGTGTCGTGCTGTCCGGTGTGTTCCATGTCCGGAGCCCCGAGGGGGCCGCGGTGGTGGGACCGGGCGCGCTGCTGCTCGGGAACCGGTCGGCGCCCTATGAGTTCCGGCACGTCGATGATGGAGGAGACCGCTCGCTCGTCATCGAGTGCTCCGACGCGCTGCTGGACGATGCCCTCCGCTCGCTGGGGCGTTCCAATCGGGGAACGCGCCCCTTCGCGCGCGTCTGCGCACCGGCGTCGCTCACGTCGGTGAACGCCGTCCTCCTGGCGCGACAAGCACTCGAGAGTGGCCAGGTGGAGGACCTGCGAGAAGCGGCACTGGCGGTGGTGGACGCGGGGGTGACGCTGGGAAGCAACCCGACGGAGACACGGGTGGAGGTCTCGGACCTTCAGGCGCGCAGAGTGGCCCGGGTCCTGCGGTATCTCGAATCAAAGTTCATGGAGGACTGCTCGCTGGACACGCTCGCGGATATCGCGGGGCTCACGAGCTTTCACTTCCTGCGCATGTTCCGAGCAGTGACAGGACAGACGCCCCGCCAGCTCGTCATCGCTACGCGACTGGGCATGGCGGCCTCGGCGCTGCGCGGCAGCCGTGCGCGAATCACCGATGTCGCCCTGGATGCCGGCTTCGGTGACCTGTCCCACTTCACGACGAGCTTCACGCGAGCGTTCGGTCTCTCACCTCGCGCCTACCGCGCTCGCGCGCGCCAACACGCCTGA
- a CDS encoding DUF962 domain-containing protein: MSDRIETYAEFWPFYLREHALPSTRWLHFTGTSLGLGLGVTAVATGRGALVPAALVAAYGFAWFSHFVIERNKPASFKYPFWSFISDFRMAGLMAIGRLAPHLERARAGGVGSGEVARAVPATQQVR; encoded by the coding sequence ATGTCCGACCGCATCGAGACCTATGCCGAGTTCTGGCCGTTCTACCTGCGGGAGCACGCGCTGCCGTCCACGCGCTGGCTTCACTTCACGGGCACCTCCCTGGGACTGGGGCTGGGCGTGACGGCCGTCGCCACGGGCCGCGGCGCGCTGGTGCCGGCCGCGCTCGTCGCCGCCTACGGCTTCGCGTGGTTCAGCCACTTCGTCATCGAGCGGAACAAGCCGGCGTCGTTCAAGTACCCGTTCTGGTCGTTCATCTCCGATTTCCGCATGGCGGGGCTGATGGCCATTGGGCGGCTGGCTCCGCACCTGGAGCGTGCCCGGGCGGGCGGCGTGGGCTCGGGTGAAGTGGCCCGCGCGGTGCCCGCGACGCAGCAGGTCCGCTAG
- a CDS encoding PD40 domain-containing protein: MAGMSSMRGVLLMMTLWELGCGAHGGRPATALENHGGTCTPELYGAGLFTTGAWDFFMAFSPDQRRVLFGRADDRFQQYTLYETQLTEEGHWSRPVLPRFATEWSNADPHFSPDGRTVYFISNRPELGEQGPRSSYDIWAASLDADGAWEDARRLPAPVNDKHRDEWSPAVAANGNLYFGGERDGTLGGSDLWVSRWVDGAYQPPENLGPGINSSVHELEPWIAPDESYLIFSALRREDGLGGYDLFLSRKVDGAWTPARRLCEGINTPASDYNHSVSPDGKWLYFSSTRPFTGDVGARFDAPRDDSAVQGIGRGTGDMYRIPMSALGL, encoded by the coding sequence ATGGCGGGGATGTCGTCGATGCGAGGCGTGCTCTTGATGATGACGCTCTGGGAGCTGGGTTGTGGCGCACACGGTGGACGGCCCGCGACGGCACTGGAGAATCACGGGGGCACCTGCACGCCCGAACTCTACGGCGCGGGGCTCTTCACCACCGGGGCCTGGGACTTCTTCATGGCCTTCTCTCCAGATCAGCGACGCGTGCTCTTTGGAAGGGCAGATGACCGTTTCCAACAATATACGCTCTACGAAACGCAGTTGACCGAAGAAGGGCACTGGTCCCGTCCGGTGCTCCCGCGCTTCGCCACCGAGTGGAGCAACGCGGACCCACACTTCTCGCCCGACGGGCGCACGGTGTACTTCATCTCCAACCGTCCCGAGCTTGGGGAGCAAGGCCCCCGAAGCTCGTATGACATCTGGGCCGCGTCGCTGGACGCCGACGGAGCATGGGAGGACGCGCGACGCCTTCCGGCCCCCGTCAACGACAAGCACCGCGACGAGTGGTCACCGGCCGTGGCCGCCAATGGCAATCTCTACTTCGGGGGTGAGCGAGACGGCACACTGGGTGGCAGCGACCTCTGGGTCTCCCGCTGGGTCGACGGCGCCTACCAGCCGCCAGAGAACCTGGGGCCCGGCATCAACTCGTCGGTCCATGAGCTCGAGCCGTGGATTGCTCCTGATGAGAGCTACCTCATCTTCAGTGCACTGCGGCGGGAAGATGGCCTGGGCGGATACGACTTGTTCCTCAGCCGAAAGGTGGATGGCGCATGGACGCCTGCACGCCGGCTCTGCGAGGGCATCAACACGCCCGCGAGCGACTACAACCACAGCGTCTCCCCCGACGGAAAGTGGCTCTACTTCAGCAGCACCCGCCCTTTCACGGGCGATGTGGGGGCACGTTTCGATGCGCCACGGGATGACAGCGCCGTCCAGGGCATTGGCCGCGGCACGGGGGACATGTACCGCATCCCCATGAGCGCGCTGGGGTTGTGA
- a CDS encoding malonic semialdehyde reductase: MATQQAGLDANALNQLFLDARTHNAWLDKPVADDVLQQLYALTRMAPTAANSQPVRIVFVKSREAKERLKPTLSPGNVDKTMNAPVTAIIAYDTAFYEKFPQLFPLRDMKAGFLAMPAEAREKTAYMNSSLQGGYFILAARALGLDCGPMAGFDNAKVDAAFFPEGKWKSNFLINLGYGDAEKLFPRNPRLDFSEACRIE, encoded by the coding sequence ATGGCAACGCAGCAGGCAGGCCTCGACGCCAACGCCCTCAACCAGCTCTTTCTCGACGCCCGCACCCACAACGCGTGGCTCGACAAGCCGGTGGCGGACGACGTCCTCCAGCAGCTCTACGCGCTCACCCGGATGGCGCCCACGGCGGCCAACTCGCAGCCGGTGCGCATCGTCTTCGTGAAGAGCCGCGAGGCGAAGGAGCGGCTCAAGCCCACCCTGTCCCCTGGCAACGTGGACAAGACGATGAACGCGCCGGTGACGGCCATCATCGCGTACGACACCGCGTTCTACGAAAAGTTTCCCCAGCTCTTCCCCTTGCGCGACATGAAGGCGGGCTTCCTCGCCATGCCCGCGGAGGCCCGCGAGAAGACGGCCTACATGAACAGCTCGCTGCAGGGGGGCTACTTCATCCTCGCCGCGCGGGCGCTGGGCCTGGACTGCGGCCCCATGGCGGGCTTCGACAACGCGAAGGTGGACGCGGCGTTCTTCCCGGAGGGGAAGTGGAAGTCCAACTTCCTCATCAACCTCGGCTACGGCGACGCGGAGAAGCTCTTCCCGCGCAACCCGCGCCTGGACTTCAGCGAGGCGTGCCGCATCGAGTAG
- a CDS encoding metallophosphoesterase: MAAEREPLEPLKPPREDTPAEDLRPYALSPREGLPVSDQSMAAHPRKQADMVRWLHPAQLLRTGLDAVVAAVFGARADQRLIEAVVRPQVPYFDYSQEPMPEGGFWLDYVSDTGDGWNSTYAVARLLALPELTLSVQGQPHADSHATQRGRLLVHGGDGVYPGASREVYDERLVQPYEAAMRRSHAPSPDLFVIPGNHDWYDGLGAFLRLFCANRWIAGRRTRQSRSYFALKLPQRWWLIGTDVQLNSDIDVPQVEYFREVASHMGPDDRIILCNAEPAWILAATERRKGSYLENNLEYLQEKVFGRRINVFLAGDLHHYRRHEDAGGRQKITAGGGGAFLHPTHAPSAHVLRDGYTLQKSFPDERTSRKLARQNLLLIRHSPLFGLMTGMLYLLLALAAYAEVGSFGISQLSDVILAVANSMVARPWTLVLGMATIGGLIGLADSAFGKWRTLAGTLHGLGHIAAAFFVAWGATYFTVSGLGVCPELAADGIHCEAGWWHLAGKFLLSSGFTFLGGFLVGPFVMGLYLWLSVNRFGAHSNEAFISLALPDWKNFLRMRIGEDGRLTVFPVGIERVPRKWKETHAGPYAPAFDPNDPKATAPVLIEPPIRV, translated from the coding sequence ATGGCCGCTGAGCGTGAGCCGCTGGAGCCGCTGAAGCCGCCACGAGAGGACACCCCCGCCGAGGACCTGCGTCCCTACGCTTTGTCCCCGCGCGAGGGCCTGCCGGTGTCGGACCAGAGCATGGCGGCGCATCCCCGGAAGCAGGCGGACATGGTGCGCTGGCTTCATCCCGCGCAGTTGCTGCGCACGGGCCTGGACGCGGTGGTTGCGGCCGTCTTCGGCGCGCGCGCGGACCAACGGCTCATCGAAGCGGTGGTGCGGCCGCAGGTGCCCTACTTCGACTACTCGCAGGAGCCGATGCCGGAGGGCGGCTTCTGGCTGGACTATGTGTCGGACACCGGCGACGGCTGGAACTCCACCTACGCGGTGGCGCGGCTGCTGGCGCTGCCGGAGCTGACGCTGTCCGTGCAGGGCCAGCCCCACGCGGACTCCCACGCCACACAGCGAGGACGGCTGCTCGTCCATGGCGGTGACGGCGTGTACCCCGGCGCCAGCCGCGAGGTGTACGACGAGCGGCTCGTCCAGCCCTATGAGGCGGCCATGCGGCGCTCGCATGCGCCCAGCCCGGACCTGTTCGTCATTCCGGGCAACCATGACTGGTACGACGGGCTCGGCGCCTTCCTGCGGCTGTTCTGCGCGAACCGGTGGATTGCTGGCCGGCGCACGCGGCAGAGCCGCAGCTACTTCGCGCTGAAGCTGCCCCAGCGCTGGTGGCTCATCGGCACGGACGTGCAGCTCAACAGCGACATCGACGTGCCGCAGGTGGAGTACTTCCGCGAAGTGGCCAGCCACATGGGCCCCGACGACCGCATCATCCTCTGCAACGCGGAGCCCGCGTGGATTCTGGCCGCCACCGAGCGGCGCAAGGGCAGCTACCTGGAGAACAACCTGGAGTACCTCCAGGAGAAGGTGTTCGGCCGGCGCATCAACGTCTTCCTCGCCGGGGACCTGCACCACTACCGGCGGCACGAGGACGCCGGCGGGCGGCAGAAAATCACCGCGGGCGGTGGCGGGGCCTTCCTCCACCCCACGCACGCGCCCTCCGCCCACGTCCTGCGGGACGGCTACACATTGCAGAAGAGCTTCCCGGACGAACGGACGTCCCGGAAGCTGGCCCGGCAGAACCTGCTCCTCATTCGCCACAGTCCTCTGTTCGGATTGATGACCGGCATGCTGTACCTGCTGCTGGCACTGGCGGCCTACGCGGAGGTGGGCTCGTTCGGAATATCGCAGCTTTCAGACGTCATCCTGGCGGTGGCCAACAGCATGGTGGCCCGGCCGTGGACGCTGGTGCTGGGCATGGCCACCATCGGCGGGCTCATCGGGCTGGCGGACTCGGCCTTCGGCAAGTGGCGCACGCTCGCGGGCACGCTCCATGGGCTCGGACACATCGCCGCGGCCTTCTTCGTGGCCTGGGGCGCCACCTACTTCACGGTGAGCGGCCTGGGTGTGTGCCCCGAGCTCGCCGCGGACGGCATCCACTGCGAGGCGGGCTGGTGGCACCTGGCGGGCAAGTTCCTGCTGTCCTCGGGCTTCACCTTCCTGGGCGGCTTCCTGGTGGGGCCCTTCGTCATGGGCCTGTACCTGTGGCTGAGCGTAAATCGCTTCGGCGCGCACTCCAACGAGGCCTTCATCTCGCTGGCGCTTCCGGACTGGAAGAACTTCCTCCGCATGCGCATTGGTGAAGACGGACGGCTCACCGTCTTCCCGGTGGGCATCGAGCGAGTGCCCCGCAAGTGGAAGGAGACCCACGCCGGTCCCTACGCGCCCGCGTTCGACCCGAATGACCCGAAGGCCACCGCGCCCGTACTCATCGAACCCCCCATCCGCGTGTGA
- a CDS encoding DUF4265 domain-containing protein, with protein sequence MFQLDNVPFFAKGVACEDVVSAKDVDGELRFQKVVRPSGHATLRLIVHDEEDVPSVKELLEKHGCAVERSHVPGLISVDVPPTVPLDSLKPLLDEGEDEERWGYEEACLP encoded by the coding sequence TTGTTCCAACTCGACAACGTCCCCTTCTTCGCGAAGGGCGTTGCCTGCGAAGACGTCGTCTCGGCCAAGGACGTGGATGGAGAGCTTCGGTTCCAGAAGGTCGTCCGTCCTTCGGGCCATGCCACCCTGCGCCTCATCGTCCACGACGAGGAGGATGTGCCCTCCGTCAAGGAGCTCCTGGAGAAGCACGGCTGCGCTGTCGAGCGGAGCCATGTCCCCGGGCTCATCTCCGTGGACGTGCCGCCCACGGTCCCACTCGACTCCTTGAAGCCGCTCCTCGACGAAGGTGAAGACGAGGAGCGTTGGGGCTACGAGGAGGCGTGTCTGCCCTAG
- a CDS encoding class I SAM-dependent methyltransferase, translated as MSDLALGFYEGMAEEYHLLFANWPQVVERQGAMLDALLRRCEAPPPRRVLDCACGIGTQALGLAGRGYTVHATDLSPAAVARAEREARAMNVHLTTGVADMRTLDAQVEGTFPVVLALDNAVTHLLTDEDLDAAARAMASKLASGGLVALSVRDADALVQSQPRFTSERLLDAPEGRRILFQIWDWAADGRTYTVHQFILRPEGKGWHTTEHTGVYRALQRVDLERALTRAGLMDTRWHTPEETGFHQPILTARRA; from the coding sequence ATGAGCGACCTGGCGCTGGGGTTCTACGAGGGCATGGCGGAGGAATACCACCTGCTCTTCGCCAATTGGCCGCAGGTGGTGGAGCGGCAGGGCGCCATGCTGGACGCGCTGCTGCGCCGCTGCGAGGCGCCGCCGCCCCGGCGTGTGCTGGACTGCGCGTGTGGCATCGGCACCCAGGCGCTGGGACTGGCGGGTCGTGGCTACACCGTCCATGCCACCGATTTGAGCCCGGCCGCCGTGGCACGTGCCGAGCGCGAGGCTCGCGCGATGAACGTGCACCTCACCACGGGCGTGGCGGACATGCGCACGCTGGACGCGCAGGTGGAGGGCACCTTCCCGGTGGTGCTGGCGCTGGACAACGCGGTGACGCATCTGCTGACGGACGAGGACCTGGACGCGGCGGCGCGCGCCATGGCGTCGAAGCTGGCTTCCGGTGGGCTGGTGGCGCTGAGCGTGCGCGACGCCGACGCGCTGGTGCAGAGCCAGCCCCGCTTCACCTCGGAGCGGCTCTTGGATGCGCCCGAGGGCCGCCGCATCCTCTTTCAAATCTGGGACTGGGCCGCGGACGGACGGACGTACACGGTGCACCAGTTCATCCTCCGCCCCGAGGGCAAGGGCTGGCACACCACCGAGCACACGGGCGTGTACCGCGCGCTTCAGCGCGTGGACCTGGAGCGGGCGCTCACGCGCGCGGGGCTGATGGATACGCGCTGGCACACGCCGGAGGAGACGGGCTTCCATCAGCCCATCCTCACGGCGCGGCGGGCCTGA
- a CDS encoding DUF2917 domain-containing protein, translated as MWDWMRTVVSGLRFEAAPARNVGLVHLAQGALWSERPRSGHPLTLTCREGMLWLTCEGDAKDYVLHPGDTLRMERSGHVVVQALKPSRFCLMQRTPVHTPCTPPARKHEAPVR; from the coding sequence ATGTGGGACTGGATGAGGACGGTGGTGAGCGGGCTGCGGTTCGAAGCAGCGCCAGCGCGGAACGTGGGCTTGGTGCACCTGGCCCAGGGCGCCTTGTGGAGCGAGCGCCCCCGGAGCGGCCATCCCCTAACGCTGACGTGTCGCGAAGGCATGCTGTGGCTCACCTGCGAGGGCGATGCGAAAGACTACGTGCTGCACCCCGGCGACACGCTGCGCATGGAGCGCTCCGGGCACGTGGTGGTGCAGGCGCTGAAGCCCTCGCGCTTCTGCCTGATGCAGCGCACTCCGGTCCATACGCCGTGCACGCCTCCGGCGAGGAAGCATGAGGCGCCTGTCCGATAG